A genomic stretch from Mycobacterium paraterrae includes:
- a CDS encoding alpha/beta hydrolase family protein: MSNLEDIAGIAHEPDGKPYGVVVLTHGAGGNRESPMLQRLCDEWARRGWLAVRYDLPYRRKRPKGPPSGSAAGDRAGIVEAIAVCRDLTDGPLIAGGHSYGGRMTSMVVAAKDADVDVLTLFSYPVHPPGKPERARTEHLPDIAVPTVFTHGTSDPFGSPTEVRDAAALIAAPTQIVEIAGARHDLASKTLDVPGLAVAAALRLLGRE; encoded by the coding sequence ATGAGCAACCTCGAGGACATCGCGGGCATCGCACACGAGCCGGACGGGAAGCCCTACGGTGTGGTCGTGCTGACGCACGGCGCCGGTGGTAATCGCGAATCGCCGATGCTGCAACGCCTTTGCGACGAGTGGGCCCGGCGGGGCTGGCTGGCCGTTCGCTACGACCTGCCGTATCGGCGCAAGCGACCCAAGGGACCGCCGTCGGGTTCGGCGGCCGGTGACCGCGCCGGCATCGTCGAGGCCATCGCGGTCTGCCGCGACCTGACCGACGGTCCGCTGATCGCCGGCGGTCATTCCTACGGCGGCCGGATGACGTCGATGGTGGTGGCCGCCAAAGACGCGGACGTCGATGTGCTGACCCTGTTTTCGTACCCCGTGCACCCACCGGGAAAGCCGGAGCGCGCCCGGACGGAACACCTGCCCGACATCGCGGTGCCGACGGTATTCACCCACGGCACGTCGGACCCCTTCGGCTCGCCGACGGAGGTGCGGGATGCCGCGGCGCTGATTGCCGCGCCCACTCAAATTGTCGAAATCGCCGGGGCCCGACACGATCTCGCGTCGAAAACCCTCGATGTGCCGGGACTGGCGGTGGCGGCCGCGCTTCGTCTGCTCGGCCGCGAGTAG
- a CDS encoding PAS and ANTAR domain-containing protein codes for MGADAWPARWPPVDAEKPGVGWFRFWFVGQRWEWSDELARMHGYQPGTVEPTTELLLSHKHPDDLSHVQDMLDRALLSRGSFSGRHRFVDTAGNVHDAVVVADRVSDDAGVVVGTAGYYLDLTATFIENRQNALDEALPDLFEARAVIEQAKGILMAMYRVSPEQAFGVLKWRSQETNTKLRSLARQLIAEISTQPTPSADTQAAFDHLLLTVHQRIPVEPTG; via the coding sequence ATCGGGGCCGATGCCTGGCCCGCCCGCTGGCCGCCCGTCGATGCCGAGAAGCCCGGCGTCGGATGGTTCCGGTTCTGGTTCGTCGGCCAGCGTTGGGAGTGGTCCGACGAATTGGCCCGGATGCACGGCTACCAACCGGGAACGGTCGAGCCGACGACCGAACTGCTGCTTTCCCACAAACATCCCGACGACCTGAGCCACGTCCAGGACATGCTCGACCGGGCGCTGCTGTCCAGGGGTTCGTTTTCCGGCCGCCACCGCTTCGTCGACACGGCCGGCAATGTGCACGACGCGGTCGTGGTGGCCGACCGGGTGTCCGACGACGCCGGGGTGGTGGTCGGGACCGCCGGCTACTACTTGGACCTGACCGCGACCTTCATCGAGAACCGTCAGAACGCGCTTGACGAAGCGCTGCCCGATCTGTTCGAGGCGCGCGCCGTCATTGAGCAGGCCAAAGGCATCCTGATGGCGATGTACCGGGTCAGTCCCGAGCAGGCCTTCGGGGTGTTGAAATGGCGGTCGCAGGAGACCAATACCAAACTGCGATCCCTGGCTAGGCAACTCATCGCCGAAATCTCAACGCAGCCAACGCCGTCGGCGGACACCCAGGCCGCCTTCGATCATCTGCTGCTCACCGTGCACCAACGTATCCCGGTCGAACCCACCGGTTAG
- the thiD gene encoding bifunctional hydroxymethylpyrimidine kinase/phosphomethylpyrimidine kinase: MPRRSFLPLAPPGGTPTRVLTIAGSDSGGGAGMQADIRTCTLLGVHTLCAVTAVTVQNTVGVKGFHPIPPEVVAAQIAAVSDDIGLHAAKTGMLASTEIIAAVARSWREHGAGVPLVVDPVCASMHGDALLDHAALDSLRTEMFPLATLVTPNLHEVRLLVDIDVVDSTTQAEAARALHALGPQWAMVKGGHLQGSASSTDLLFDGNDFHEFESPRVNTTHDHGAGDTLAAATACALAHGYPLLDAVAFAKQWVTEGLRAAYPLGHGHGPVSPLFRLHE, translated from the coding sequence TTGCCCAGGCGTAGTTTTCTACCGCTGGCGCCGCCCGGCGGGACGCCGACGCGGGTGCTGACGATCGCCGGGTCGGACTCCGGCGGCGGTGCCGGCATGCAGGCCGACATCCGTACCTGCACCCTGCTCGGCGTTCACACATTGTGCGCGGTGACGGCGGTGACCGTGCAGAACACGGTGGGCGTCAAGGGTTTTCACCCCATTCCGCCCGAGGTGGTGGCTGCCCAGATCGCCGCGGTGTCTGACGACATCGGGCTGCACGCCGCGAAGACGGGAATGCTCGCGTCGACCGAGATCATCGCCGCCGTCGCCCGGAGTTGGCGCGAGCATGGCGCGGGCGTTCCCTTGGTCGTCGATCCGGTGTGCGCGTCGATGCACGGCGACGCGCTGCTCGACCATGCGGCGCTGGATTCCCTTCGCACCGAAATGTTTCCGCTCGCGACCCTGGTGACGCCCAACCTGCACGAGGTGCGGCTACTGGTCGATATCGACGTCGTCGACTCGACGACGCAGGCCGAGGCCGCCCGGGCGCTGCACGCATTGGGCCCGCAGTGGGCGATGGTCAAGGGCGGACACCTGCAGGGATCGGCCAGCAGCACCGATCTGCTGTTCGACGGCAACGACTTTCACGAATTCGAGTCGCCGCGGGTGAACACCACCCATGACCACGGCGCCGGTGACACCCTGGCAGCGGCGACGGCATGCGCGCTGGCACACGGCTACCCGCTGCTCGACGCCGTCGCGTTCGCCAAACAGTGGGTGACCGAGGGTTTGCGCGCGGCGTATCCACTCGGGCACGGCCACGGCCCGGTGTCGCCGCTGTTTAGGCTGCACGAATGA
- a CDS encoding lipoprotein LpqH: MKRNVLIMTGTAAALATVMVGCSHSDKAVSVGNAAVAPAGASNTKVVVDGKDQHVTGQVACTKVAGTLNIAIGGGTGAGATGIGAVLTDATPPVVKSVALGNVNGVTLGVGGTTGKADATKDGNSYKISGTATGVDMANPMGGQVNKSFELDVACP, from the coding sequence ATGAAGCGCAACGTTCTGATCATGACCGGTACGGCGGCAGCCCTCGCCACCGTAATGGTCGGTTGCTCCCACAGCGACAAGGCCGTCAGCGTCGGTAACGCCGCTGTGGCACCCGCCGGTGCGTCCAACACCAAGGTGGTCGTCGACGGCAAGGATCAACACGTCACCGGCCAGGTGGCCTGCACCAAGGTTGCCGGCACGCTCAACATCGCCATCGGCGGCGGCACCGGTGCCGGCGCCACGGGCATCGGCGCAGTGCTCACCGATGCCACGCCGCCTGTCGTGAAATCCGTTGCGCTGGGCAACGTCAACGGCGTGACGCTCGGCGTCGGCGGCACCACCGGCAAGGCGGATGCCACCAAGGACGGCAACTCGTACAAGATCAGCGGCACCGCGACCGGCGTGGACATGGCCAACCCGATGGGCGGGCAAGTCAACAAATCGTTCGAACTCGACGTCGCCTGCCCCTAA
- a CDS encoding flavin-containing monooxygenase — MTSEHFEALIVGAGFGGIGAAIQLKRMGIDDFVILDREDDLGGTWHVNHYPGLAVDVPTTTYSYFFEPNPNWSRLFTPGPEIKQYAASVADKYDVRRHMRFNTVVESARWDEETRHWQVSLSGGDVISVRYLITATGFLSQPKTPDIPGITTFEGKIIHTTEWEDDFDPAGHRIGIIGTGATAVQLIPKLAERAADLTVYQRTPIWVAPKIDLRFSERAKRLFARLPWTQRAIRSITDTIYEMMITVGLVRYRVPLFKRLNISAMDLCKINQFVAIRDKELRRKLTPDYDLGCKRPTFSNTYFRSFTKPHVHLQADGIERIEADGIVNADGSKTHIDTLVLATGFDLWEANFPAIEVIGRDGRNLGKWWRDTRFQAYQGVSMPYFPNYLSLASPFAFLGLNFFNTMEYQMRLMDRLFAELKRQGADTFEVTEEANARYLDRMTELLGDSLWVLGNCASSRSYYFNPSGEPSLLRPMATATAIEEASNFPLSDYAIS, encoded by the coding sequence ATGACATCGGAGCATTTCGAGGCTCTCATCGTCGGGGCCGGCTTCGGCGGTATCGGCGCGGCCATCCAGCTCAAGCGCATGGGTATCGACGACTTCGTGATTCTCGACCGCGAGGACGACCTCGGCGGAACCTGGCACGTCAACCACTACCCGGGCCTCGCCGTCGACGTTCCCACGACCACGTATTCCTACTTCTTCGAGCCGAATCCGAACTGGTCGCGGCTGTTCACCCCGGGCCCGGAGATCAAGCAGTACGCGGCGAGCGTGGCCGACAAGTACGACGTCCGCCGGCACATGAGGTTCAACACCGTCGTCGAAAGTGCACGCTGGGACGAGGAGACCCGGCACTGGCAGGTCTCGCTGTCCGGCGGCGACGTCATCTCCGTGCGCTACCTGATCACCGCGACCGGCTTCCTGTCCCAGCCGAAGACCCCCGACATTCCCGGAATCACGACATTCGAGGGCAAAATCATCCACACCACCGAGTGGGAGGACGACTTCGATCCCGCCGGTCATCGGATCGGGATCATCGGGACCGGCGCCACGGCGGTTCAGCTCATTCCCAAGCTGGCCGAAAGAGCGGCTGATCTCACCGTCTACCAGCGCACCCCGATCTGGGTAGCCCCGAAAATCGACCTGCGGTTCTCCGAACGGGCCAAGCGGCTGTTCGCGCGCCTGCCCTGGACGCAGCGGGCTATCCGATCCATCACCGACACCATCTACGAGATGATGATCACCGTCGGGCTGGTGCGCTACCGGGTTCCGCTGTTCAAGCGGCTCAACATATCCGCAATGGATCTGTGCAAGATCAACCAGTTCGTGGCGATCCGCGATAAGGAACTGCGGCGCAAGCTCACTCCCGACTACGACCTGGGATGCAAGCGGCCGACGTTCTCCAACACGTACTTCCGCAGCTTCACCAAACCGCACGTGCACCTACAGGCCGACGGAATCGAACGTATCGAGGCTGACGGCATCGTCAACGCCGACGGATCGAAGACGCATATCGACACGCTCGTGCTGGCGACGGGGTTCGACCTGTGGGAAGCCAACTTCCCCGCCATCGAAGTGATCGGCCGCGACGGCCGCAACCTCGGAAAGTGGTGGCGTGACACGCGTTTCCAGGCGTATCAAGGCGTGTCGATGCCGTATTTCCCGAACTACTTGAGCCTGGCCAGCCCGTTCGCGTTCCTGGGTTTGAACTTCTTCAACACCATGGAGTACCAGATGCGGTTGATGGACCGGCTTTTCGCCGAGCTCAAGCGCCAAGGTGCCGACACCTTCGAAGTGACCGAAGAGGCCAACGCGCGCTACCTCGACCGGATGACCGAATTGCTCGGCGATTCGCTGTGGGTGCTGGGTAACTGCGCCAGCTCGCGGTCCTACTACTTCAATCCCAGCGGAGAACCGTCACTGCTGCGCCCGATGGCCACCGCGACGGCGATCGAAGAGGCGTCGAACTTCCCGTTGAGTGACTACGCGATCAGCTAA
- a CDS encoding BTAD domain-containing putative transcriptional regulator, whose amino-acid sequence MADGLDTGQSFAAAQFGVLGPLQVRTGDVAVPLGTPKQRAVLAMLIVNANRPVSIDSLIGAAWDQRPPTGARATLHAYISNLRRVMGDAGIDRSVLANRPPGYQLSIRDDQYDFGRFIAEKNAGVQAAAAAQFEQASRHLLAALGQWRGPVLEDLSDFQFVETLAAALDEERVLVYIARAEAEIACGRPHTVISELEALTASHGYREPLWAQLITAYYLADRQSDALDAYLRLKTLLAEDLGIDPGWTIRELYERILRQEPLDARKVAQTHAEDTIVAQSDNAIRVRGPRAAALVDADGQRYALAGSATRIGRSPDNDIVLSDAKVSRHHAVIADDGRALLITDLGSANGVRVRRKRIDPSAKLHHGDQIRIGDQEFTLDTGAPER is encoded by the coding sequence ATGGCCGATGGGTTGGATACGGGGCAGTCCTTTGCGGCGGCCCAGTTCGGGGTGTTGGGGCCGTTGCAGGTCCGCACGGGTGACGTCGCGGTGCCGTTGGGCACACCCAAGCAGCGCGCGGTGCTGGCCATGTTGATCGTCAACGCGAATCGACCGGTCAGCATCGACTCGCTCATCGGGGCCGCCTGGGATCAGCGGCCGCCCACGGGAGCGCGGGCGACGCTGCATGCCTACATCTCCAACTTGCGACGGGTGATGGGTGACGCCGGCATCGACCGGTCCGTGCTGGCCAATAGACCGCCGGGCTACCAATTGTCGATCCGCGACGACCAGTACGACTTCGGTCGCTTCATCGCCGAGAAAAATGCCGGCGTACAGGCCGCCGCCGCGGCGCAGTTCGAGCAGGCGAGCCGGCATCTGCTCGCCGCACTCGGCCAGTGGCGTGGCCCAGTGTTGGAGGACTTGAGCGATTTCCAGTTCGTGGAGACCCTCGCAGCGGCGCTCGACGAGGAGCGAGTGTTGGTCTACATCGCGCGCGCCGAAGCCGAAATTGCCTGCGGTCGACCGCATACCGTGATCTCCGAACTCGAGGCGCTGACCGCCAGCCACGGCTACCGAGAACCGTTGTGGGCGCAGCTGATCACCGCTTACTACTTGGCTGATCGCCAATCGGACGCACTCGATGCATACCTGAGGCTGAAGACCCTGCTGGCCGAGGACCTGGGCATCGACCCGGGCTGGACCATCCGCGAACTGTACGAACGCATCCTGCGACAGGAACCGCTGGACGCTCGCAAGGTTGCCCAGACGCACGCCGAAGACACCATTGTCGCCCAGTCGGACAACGCAATTCGAGTCAGAGGACCCCGGGCCGCCGCATTGGTCGACGCCGACGGCCAGCGTTACGCACTCGCCGGCTCGGCCACCCGGATCGGCCGCAGCCCCGACAACGACATCGTGCTGTCCGACGCCAAGGTCAGTCGTCACCACGCGGTGATCGCCGACGACGGCCGAGCGCTGCTCATCACCGACCTGGGATCGGCGAACGGCGTGCGAGTGCGCCGCAAGCGCATCGACCCCAGCGCGAAACTCCACCACGGTGACCAGATTCGGATCGGCGACCAGGAATTCACCCTCGACACGGGCGCGCCCGAGCGTTAA
- a CDS encoding MerR family transcriptional regulator: MVDQSDNHVTPSSDRGVYGISVAAELSGVAVQSLRLYERHGLLSPARSNGGTRRYSADDIARLRRISELVDAGVNLAGIGRILDLQDDNAELQAANRAMGAKNTSTD, translated from the coding sequence ATGGTCGACCAATCGGACAACCACGTGACACCCTCGTCGGATCGCGGCGTCTATGGGATCTCGGTAGCTGCCGAACTCTCGGGCGTCGCGGTGCAGTCGCTGCGGCTGTACGAGCGCCACGGCCTGCTCAGCCCGGCCCGCAGCAACGGAGGCACCCGCCGCTACAGTGCGGACGACATCGCCCGACTCCGTCGCATCAGCGAGCTGGTGGACGCCGGGGTCAACCTCGCCGGCATCGGACGCATCCTCGACCTTCAGGACGACAACGCCGAACTTCAGGCCGCGAACCGGGCGATGGGCGCGAAGAACACGTCGACCGACTAG
- a CDS encoding AIM24 family protein: MTSTSSYRPEPPQLLPTNVSDGRAPGVYYRIDGELVPVLHLWLDGSVPVFFEHHVILWKDPGLDIGLRGKGALKRMVAGMQLLMTEARGPGQVALSRDGAGHVFPLHLRPGAAVEVREHQYLAATGNVEYGFTRQKGIRNMLAGATGLFVDRFAATQSEGVVWLHGYGNVFEKVLAPGEQIDVEPGSWIYRDESVSMEPKVYGLRTGMFGGSGNLVFNRFTGPGRVGLQSMYLDVSADASE, encoded by the coding sequence ATGACCAGCACATCGTCCTATCGGCCCGAGCCGCCACAACTGCTGCCCACCAACGTGTCCGACGGACGCGCGCCAGGCGTCTACTACCGCATCGACGGAGAGCTGGTGCCGGTACTGCACCTCTGGCTGGACGGCAGCGTGCCGGTGTTCTTCGAGCACCACGTCATCTTGTGGAAGGACCCTGGGCTCGACATCGGGCTCAGGGGCAAGGGCGCCCTGAAGCGGATGGTCGCCGGCATGCAGCTGCTGATGACCGAAGCGCGGGGACCCGGCCAGGTCGCGCTCTCCCGCGACGGTGCCGGACACGTCTTTCCGTTGCATCTGCGTCCGGGTGCGGCGGTCGAGGTGCGAGAGCACCAATACCTCGCTGCCACCGGCAATGTGGAGTACGGCTTTACGCGTCAGAAGGGGATCCGCAACATGCTGGCCGGCGCGACGGGACTCTTCGTCGACCGGTTCGCCGCAACCCAGTCCGAAGGTGTGGTGTGGTTGCACGGCTACGGCAACGTTTTCGAGAAGGTGCTCGCACCCGGTGAGCAGATCGACGTCGAACCCGGCAGCTGGATCTATCGCGACGAGAGTGTCTCGATGGAACCGAAGGTCTATGGGCTTCGCACCGGAATGTTCGGCGGCAGTGGGAATCTCGTCTTCAACCGCTTCACCGGGCCGGGACGGGTCGGACTTCAATCGATGTACCTGGATGTCTCGGCCGACGCGTCGGAGTAA
- a CDS encoding MarR family winged helix-turn-helix transcriptional regulator, whose product MDGISESAVSAARDLRVLFSRLRRRLRGVATGEGLTPSQTAVLNRLWKDGASTTSALATAEQVRPQSMATIVAALEQQGLIQRAPDPNDGRRQVISLTAAGRRRAESDRQAREEWLARAMQERYSERERRVINDALSLLERLTDQ is encoded by the coding sequence GTGGACGGGATCAGCGAGTCTGCGGTATCTGCCGCTCGAGATCTACGGGTGTTGTTCAGTCGGTTGCGTCGTCGACTCAGGGGCGTCGCGACCGGCGAAGGCCTGACGCCATCGCAGACCGCCGTGCTCAACCGGTTGTGGAAGGACGGCGCATCGACGACGAGCGCGTTGGCCACCGCCGAACAGGTGCGGCCCCAGTCGATGGCCACTATCGTGGCCGCGCTGGAACAGCAGGGCCTCATTCAGCGCGCACCTGACCCCAACGACGGTCGGCGACAAGTCATCTCGCTGACCGCCGCAGGGCGTCGACGCGCTGAAAGTGACCGCCAGGCCCGTGAGGAATGGCTGGCCCGTGCCATGCAGGAGCGCTATTCGGAGCGGGAACGCCGCGTGATCAACGACGCGTTGTCGCTGCTCGAGCGCTTGACCGACCAGTAA
- a CDS encoding Hsp20/alpha crystallin family protein has protein sequence MLMRTDPFRELDRFAQQVQGTAARPAVMPMDAWREGDAFFVEFDLPGIKQDSLDLDIERNVVTIRAERPAVDQNREMLASERPRGVFSRQLVLGDNLDTEHIDASYDEGVLRLRIPVSERAKPRKITIGRGGGQQALKNGVGAREVINA, from the coding sequence ATGCTGATGCGCACCGACCCGTTCCGCGAGCTCGACCGTTTCGCCCAGCAGGTGCAAGGCACGGCCGCACGCCCGGCGGTGATGCCCATGGATGCCTGGCGCGAAGGAGACGCCTTCTTCGTCGAGTTCGACCTTCCCGGTATCAAGCAGGACTCGCTGGACCTCGACATCGAACGCAACGTGGTGACGATTCGCGCCGAGCGTCCCGCCGTCGACCAGAACCGCGAGATGCTCGCGTCCGAGCGCCCGCGTGGCGTCTTCAGCCGCCAGCTGGTTCTCGGTGACAACCTCGACACCGAGCACATCGACGCGTCGTACGACGAGGGCGTGCTGCGGTTGCGGATTCCAGTGTCCGAGCGGGCCAAGCCGCGCAAGATCACGATCGGTCGAGGGGGCGGGCAGCAGGCCCTCAAGAACGGTGTAGGCGCTCGCGAAGTCATCAACGCATAA
- the thiC gene encoding phosphomethylpyrimidine synthase ThiC: MTDLAVEPTVTTGPIAGSSKVYRDVDGVPGAKVPFRRVNLSNGEHLDLYDTSGPYTDPDAVIDVHAGLPARPGVVRDRGTQLQRARAGEITAEMAFIAAREQMPAELVRDEVARGRAVIPANHNHPESEPMIIGKAFAVKVNANIGNSAVTSSIAEEVDKMVWATRWGADTIMDLSTGKDIHATREWIMRNSPVPVGTVPIYQALEKVNGDPTELTWELYRDTVIEQCEQGVDYMTVHAGVLLRYVPLTAKRVTGIVSRGGSIMAAWCLAHHRESFLYTNFAELCDIFAQYDVTFSLGDGLRPGSIADANDAAQFSELRTLGELTKIAKAHGAQVMIEGPGHVPMHKIVENVRLEEEVCEEAPFYTLGPLTTDIAPAYDHITSAIGAAIIAQAGTAMLCYVTPKEHLGLPDRKDVKDGVIAYKIAAHAGDLAKGHPHAQQRDNALSQARFEFRWHDQFALSLDPDTAREYHDETLPAEPAKTAHFCSMCGPKFCSMRITQDVRDYAAKHGLDSEEAIEAAMAEKSVEFAEHGNRVYLPLAQA; the protein is encoded by the coding sequence ATGACCGACTTAGCAGTCGAACCGACCGTCACCACCGGCCCGATCGCGGGCAGCAGCAAGGTCTACCGGGACGTCGACGGGGTGCCCGGTGCGAAAGTTCCGTTCCGGCGCGTGAACCTGTCCAACGGCGAACACCTCGACCTGTACGACACATCGGGCCCGTACACCGACCCTGACGCTGTGATCGACGTGCACGCTGGCCTGCCGGCTCGTCCCGGCGTGGTCCGCGATCGCGGCACCCAGCTGCAGCGGGCCCGCGCCGGAGAGATCACCGCCGAAATGGCGTTCATCGCGGCCCGTGAGCAGATGCCGGCCGAGCTGGTGCGCGACGAGGTCGCGCGCGGCCGCGCGGTGATCCCGGCCAACCACAACCACCCCGAGAGCGAGCCGATGATCATCGGCAAGGCGTTCGCGGTGAAGGTCAATGCCAACATCGGCAACTCCGCGGTGACGTCGTCGATCGCCGAGGAGGTCGACAAGATGGTGTGGGCAACCCGATGGGGCGCCGACACCATCATGGACCTGTCGACCGGCAAGGACATCCACGCCACCCGCGAGTGGATCATGCGTAACTCGCCCGTCCCGGTTGGCACCGTGCCCATCTATCAGGCGCTGGAAAAGGTCAACGGTGATCCGACCGAGCTGACCTGGGAGCTATACCGCGACACCGTGATCGAGCAGTGCGAACAGGGCGTCGACTACATGACCGTGCACGCGGGAGTGCTGCTGCGCTACGTGCCGCTGACCGCCAAGCGAGTCACCGGCATCGTGTCCCGCGGTGGTTCGATCATGGCCGCCTGGTGCCTGGCACACCATCGAGAGTCGTTCCTGTACACCAACTTTGCCGAATTGTGCGACATCTTCGCCCAGTACGACGTGACCTTCTCACTCGGCGACGGGCTGCGGCCCGGATCGATCGCCGACGCCAACGACGCCGCCCAGTTCTCCGAGCTGCGCACGCTGGGCGAGCTCACCAAGATCGCCAAAGCCCATGGCGCACAGGTGATGATCGAAGGTCCGGGGCACGTCCCGATGCACAAGATCGTCGAGAACGTGCGACTGGAAGAGGAGGTCTGCGAAGAGGCACCGTTCTACACGCTCGGGCCGCTGACCACCGACATCGCCCCGGCCTATGACCACATCACCTCCGCAATCGGCGCCGCGATCATCGCGCAGGCCGGCACGGCGATGCTGTGCTACGTCACGCCCAAGGAGCACCTCGGCCTGCCGGACCGCAAGGACGTCAAGGACGGCGTGATTGCCTACAAGATCGCCGCCCATGCCGGCGACCTGGCCAAGGGGCACCCGCACGCGCAGCAGCGCGACAACGCCTTGTCGCAGGCCCGTTTCGAGTTCCGTTGGCACGACCAGTTCGCGCTGTCACTGGACCCCGACACCGCCCGGGAATATCACGACGAGACGCTGCCGGCCGAGCCCGCCAAGACCGCGCACTTTTGCTCGATGTGCGGTCCGAAGTTCTGCTCGATGCGTATCACGCAGGACGTCCGGGATTACGCGGCCAAGCACGGACTCGACAGCGAGGAAGCGATCGAGGCCGCCATGGCGGAGAAGTCGGTCGAGTTCGCCGAGCACGGCAACCGGGTGTATCTGCCGCTTGCCCAGGCGTAG
- a CDS encoding STAS domain-containing protein, with protein MDPAVWSASERVSEMELLVVDCDVRPDAVLVHASGEIDSSTAGELRSQLQAALRQAGAHESRLLIIDLNDVTYFGSAGLNAVLDTHKQGLRGGTTVRLVADNGLVVRPIEVTNLDSLLDLYPTLPDALEGRESEQES; from the coding sequence TTGGATCCAGCAGTTTGGAGCGCGTCGGAGCGGGTGAGCGAGATGGAACTGTTGGTGGTCGACTGTGACGTTCGACCGGACGCAGTACTGGTGCACGCGTCGGGAGAGATCGATTCCAGCACGGCCGGCGAACTGCGGTCTCAGCTGCAGGCCGCGCTGCGGCAGGCCGGCGCCCACGAATCTCGACTGCTGATCATCGATCTCAACGACGTGACGTATTTCGGCAGCGCGGGACTGAACGCCGTCCTCGACACCCACAAACAGGGCCTGCGCGGTGGCACGACGGTGCGCCTGGTGGCCGACAACGGGTTGGTGGTCCGGCCGATCGAGGTGACCAATCTCGACAGCCTGCTCGACCTCTATCCCACACTCCCGGACGCATTGGAAGGCCGCGAATCCGAGCAGGAGTCGTGA
- a CDS encoding LLM class F420-dependent oxidoreductase: MEVGIHFIDFLPGDPAALTPALLSTATAAEDIGATMFTLADHFFQMEAVGRAEDPFLEGYTSLGFLAGRTTDIALALLVTGVTYRHPGLLAKTVTTLDVLSGGRSMLGIGAAWYEREHVALGVPYPPLSTRFEMLEETLQICRQMWSDNDGPYDGKHYHLAETLCVPQPIQRPPVLIGGGGEKKTLRLVAQYADVWNSTDSDVDVVAHKIDVLTRHCEAVERDVAEIRKTVGVFDDPFADVDGYLKKLEGLAGLGVDLINTGPIPGTPDPAGFVKRFGDEVMPRMSEIG, translated from the coding sequence ATGGAAGTAGGCATACACTTCATCGATTTCTTGCCGGGCGACCCGGCCGCGTTGACGCCGGCCCTGCTGTCCACCGCGACGGCCGCTGAGGACATCGGCGCCACTATGTTCACCCTCGCCGACCACTTCTTCCAGATGGAAGCCGTTGGGCGGGCTGAAGATCCGTTCCTGGAGGGCTACACCTCCTTGGGATTTCTGGCGGGCCGCACCACCGACATCGCGTTGGCGTTGCTGGTGACCGGGGTGACCTACCGGCATCCGGGCCTGCTGGCCAAGACGGTGACCACTTTGGACGTGCTGTCCGGAGGACGGTCGATGCTGGGTATCGGTGCGGCGTGGTACGAGCGTGAGCACGTGGCGCTGGGAGTGCCGTATCCGCCGTTGAGTACGCGATTCGAGATGCTCGAGGAGACCCTGCAGATCTGTCGGCAGATGTGGAGCGACAATGACGGGCCGTACGACGGCAAGCACTACCACTTGGCCGAGACCTTATGTGTGCCACAGCCGATTCAGCGTCCGCCGGTGTTGATCGGCGGTGGCGGTGAGAAAAAGACGCTGCGACTGGTCGCCCAGTACGCCGACGTGTGGAACTCCACCGATTCCGATGTCGACGTGGTGGCGCACAAGATCGACGTGCTTACGCGGCACTGTGAGGCCGTGGAGCGCGACGTCGCGGAGATCCGGAAAACGGTCGGTGTGTTCGACGATCCGTTCGCAGATGTCGACGGATATCTGAAGAAGCTCGAGGGTTTGGCAGGGCTCGGTGTCGACCTGATCAACACCGGTCCGATCCCCGGCACACCGGATCCGGCCGGGTTCGTGAAGCGGTTCGGCGACGAGGTGATGCCGCGGATGTCAGAAATCGGTTGA